The DNA sequence AAAGCTCGTGGACATTTGCCCTAAGAATAAGTCAACAAATAAGAACATGGCTAAACATTGCATTGCAAACACAAACCTTTGTGCATTGTATTTTAGCCCCAGTTTTCTGAAGCTTTTTATCTTTGCACAGAAGGCATTTCTTAGGCGAATTTAGCATTCCATTactcctcttctttttaTTTTTTCAAAACTCACCAGTTTCCATCGTGCACTCTCTACGTTCTCTACACCTACAATGAATGTCCCAAATCCACCAGGGACTTCCCTGTCCTCGATACCAACTCCTGGCATAGCCAGTGCACAGGAATGATGAGCCATGATTTCTCCATGACGTGGCTTCCACCTCGCTTTTACAGCATCGGACGGGTCGAAAATAGGTATAAGGTCCTCCTTGGCAAAACCCGGGCAGAAGAGGCAGGGGAAAGAGTTTGGATCCTTGAAAAGGTCCGCTTTCGCTGGTTGCTGATTTGAGGAGATATCGATGACTGCCTTTGAGATGCGTTTCCTTGGCGCTTTTACGGGCTTGGATTGATCAGTCTCCTCGATAATGGCCGGAGTATGCGAAAGGACAGTATCGCCGGGTGGCTTTTGAGAATCTTGTTTGGCTCGTTTCCTCGGAGTGTGATCATCGCCTACCGAAAGCCTTTTGCGCTGCTTTTTTTTATTCCGCTCTTCTGCAATAGCGTTGAGAAGTTCTTCCTCGCCTTTAAAGCGGATGGCATCCTTAGCCAACATTTCGTCAACATCAATTCGCACGCTACGTTATTTGTCGTCAACATTTTTAATCACCTTAAAGCCATAACAAGAACCACAGCCTTACCTGTGATTCACACATTTACACGCTTTCGCTCTCCTTCCCAACTCGACCCAGCTATCCAAAGCAAAATTAACGCTCTCTGCACAATTGAATCCCATATTGAAACCGGCATGATATCCCCGTGGATATGTGATGACGAATTCGCCTTGATTATGGACCAGCATATTGACGCGCATACCATCATTGGCAAGACGATACGGCGAGACAGCGAAAGATTTATGGCGGAGAAATTGATCACAGTTACGAGCATCTTCGGGGAAATAGCCTGATTTGCTTTAGGAAGTTTTCTCTTTGGGCGCGAAAGTGCATTGATCACATACCTTGCAAGATACGTTCAAAACGTTCCGCTTGCTGCTGTGGTATAGCGTACCAGAATTTGGGCGCACCAAAATGGATATAATTTATTGAAAATAAGTCCATCTTTTATAGGCATTAGCTCGTTTTTCTCTTTTCGATGCTAAAATGACTTACATCTTCGACGTGCCACGCAAAAGAAGCACCCCACATTCCAAAATAAAGATACGGCGCGTTAACACCGGGGAGATGCCTCAGATCCCATCTGTTGAGAAGATTTGGCAGGTGAGCCACATTCCACGGTGTTTTCTCATCCATAAAAAGCGATCCTGTTCCCTTATCCATCAGTTTGACTGGTATATTGAGATTAAGCATGAAATGGCCCACCCTCCATATCCGCACCGTACCAGCTCGGCTCACCCAGCCCCATGTTCTTCCAGAATCTCCTTTCTAGAGCTACACATGCTTCTAAGGAATAATCCTCCCGACGGGTGTTCTCTGGTAACCAATCTTCTTTAGGATCGAATGATTCGTACCAAGGATTAATGTGTTTCTCGGCCGTTATGCTCTTCGTAAATGGGTCGGGTCCTAAAGAAGCAGATCGGTGCTCTTGTGGTTTATTGACAGAGTCGGTAGATGCTTCATCCTTTCTATCCGAGACCGGCTGTACTTGACCATTgacttctttttcttctttaGTGTCTTCGACCTCCGTCGCCTTCCTTACCCTACTTGCCTCCGCCGCCAATCGTTTTTCTCTTCgtttttctttctccttcttcatctcgTCCCTGACTTTttgtcttctttcctccgCTTCCTTCGAATCTCGATTCGTAGTACTCCCAACGTCTTTTGGCCCCGGGCCCGAGAATTTCTTGTCTTTGCATTTCTTGAACCATTCTTCCACAGTCAACGGACGGCGTTTGTTCCGCACGACATTGGCTATTCGGAACAGGCCCGAAGATCCTATCAGATTTTGCTGAATAGGATCGGTCACTCGGACGGAAGCGAGACTGGACTTGGAAATGGGCGGCACAGATTCGATCCACTCTACAGGAGGAATAACCTTGACGATGCCGGAATACTGACCCCAAGCTGTAGTCTTGCGTGCATATCCTTCAAAGTCCTGTGCCATGAACAGAAACATTAGCATATCATAACTCTGACAGGAAAGCTATTAAACGTAGTACGAACAACGAATTCCTCCATCGAGGGTTTGAAGACTGGAATGCCTCTCAGAGCATGTGGGTCGTCCTCGGGTGACAACCACCCGTCTCCAATATTTGGTATACCACGAGCTGCTCCACTG is a window from the Cryptococcus gattii WM276 chromosome L, complete sequence genome containing:
- a CDS encoding specific transcriptional repressor, putative (Similar to SGTC gene model, INSD accession EAL17755.1); its protein translation is MSASESQIPAISSSGGRASHPSSPSSTANIASTPIPFAAERQDGIPNSPTNIPEEAVGSTIPAITSGTTQVPQNNQVLTEDLQEPPIPERHANLERSTGLQSSEVKEEAQEIEEGPKFIQPDHFSPLTNNLNGSGAARGIPNIGDGWLSPEDDPHALRGIPVFKPSMEEFVDFEGYARKTTAWGQYSGIVKVIPPVEWIESVPPISKSSLASVRVTDPIQQNLIGSSGLFRIANVVRNKRRPLTVEEWFKKCKDKKFSGPGPKDVGSTTNRDSKEAEERRQKVRDEMKKEKEKRREKRLAAEASRVRKATEVEDTKEEKEVNGQVQPVSDRKDEASTDSVNKPQEHRSASLGPDPFTKSITAEKHINPWYESFDPKEDWLPENTRREDYSLEACVALERRFWKNMGLGEPSWYGADMEGSLFMDEKTPWNVAHLPNLLNRWDLRHLPGVNAPYLYFGMWGASFAWHVEDMDLFSINYIHFGAPKFWYAIPQQQAERFERILQGYFPEDARNCDQFLRHKSFAVSPYRLANDGMRVNMLVHNQGEFVITYPRGYHAGFNMGFNCAESVNFALDSWVELGRRAKACKCVNHSVRIDVDEMLAKDAIRFKGEEELLNAIAEERNKKKQRKRLSVGDDHTPRKRAKQDSQKPPGDTVLSHTPAIIEETDQSKPVKAPRKRISKAVIDISSNQQPAKADLFKDPNSFPCLFCPGFAKEDLIPIFDPSDAVKARWKPRHGEIMAHHSCALAMPGVGIEDREVPGGFGTFIVGVENVESARWKLKCLLCKDKKLQKTGAKIQCTKGKCPRAFHVSCARESDVAGLKIWEVETPMLPGEGEPPLPEGGEIPMMIDIKVELLCPQHNPEVKEKLEQRKAEAFRDRVMSIPPGSKIKIKVRTGASLEYILVEARETTQQVYVQDAEGVGGIFPWSSIDLRPAQGPLMENEYARTHINANNRRHDQMNGASSQDDQSDGQRHLTPQDKQSAQPVHARPLRMDEMLNPSPKKSKKLNQGSGLARRESAPEPAPYNSYPPHGSGHHPKHHFNVHSAGHPGPLAHHPPSQFPTPLPPLQVSHQMSYQLAHPVLHHQQHQAVPQRVFHPQPPSKEHQPLYPIPQPQVSQHPHHLAPPPSNTSQRVASHLALHESQYSRPSSVPVLHHYHHLPPPQPSYPHPRYPTPTQTHYPSHPHPHHEPHIQSSALRPPAPGHLANNQAGNPSHPHHQMHEPYRRHSAPHPMHPTHFVNPVTAEQSRLSDRKVSAPNGAVHLPVPDGYRQGYY